DNA from Mesotoga sp. UBA6090:
TTTCAACTCTCACTCACAAATTTGGGATCTAGAGCATCTCTAAGCCCGTCTCCCAGGAAGTTCACGCTCAGTACTGTGATAAATATGAAGAATCCTGGGAAGACGGTAAGCCACCACGGATTTACCCCAGTAGTTGTACCAAGTATGTAGTTCATAGCTCTCTGAAGCATATTACCCCAGGACGGCATGGGAGGCTGAATTCCAAGCCCGAGATAACTCAAAGATGACTCTGCAAGTATTGCATACGACATGTTAAGTGTCGCAGAGACAATTACGATTGGTATTACGTTAGGCAAAACGTGCCTTAGAATGATTCTTACGTTTCTGACCCCCATAGCTTTGGCCGACATGACATACTCGGTCTCCCTTATCGAGAGAACAAGTCCCCTGACCAACCTGGAAACACCCATCCAGCCGAAAACGGTCAGGACCAAGATGATATTCATAATTCCCGAACCAAAGACAAGGGTAAGAGTAATCAAAATCGGGAACATTGGTATAGAAAGCATTACATCAACAAATCTCATTAACAACCTGTCAACAAGGCCTCCATAGAAGCCCGAAAGTAGTCCGACAACTGTTCCGATTAGGGTGGTTATCACCGCAGAGGCAAACCCGACAAAGAGAGAGATTCTTCCGCCGTACATTACTCTAACAAGTACATCATGACCCAGCTCGTCTGTCCCAAAAGGATGACCCTCTGTCAACGGCGTCGAGAAGAGATAAGAGAAGTCCATATCTTCGTATCCCACATCGACGAAAAGCGGACCAAATACGGTGAATAAGATCACACCAACAAGCACAACCGCACCGAACATGGCAAGTTTGTGACTCTTGAACTTCGCCCACACCAACTGCCTGTAGCTATTTATATGAACCGGCCGCGCCTTGTCTTCGATTTCATCGAGTTCCCTTCTGTAGAAGAATTTTGGCATGACTAAGCTCCCTTCCCGCCCATCCTGATTCTTGGATCAACCATCACATACAGGAAGTCAGCAACGAGATTTGAAATAAGAGTTATGATAGCCAGGAACATCAGACAACTGATCGCCAGATTGTAGTCGCTCGAGATCACTGCATTGTACATAAGTCTACCCATTCCTGGCCAGGAAAATACTGTCTCAATAATCAATGCTCCACCGAAGAAGTAAGGGATATCGAGTGCAATTATTGTAATAATAGGTATCATCGCGTTCTTCAGAGCGTGTTTGATGATGACCTTTCTATCGGGAACACCTTTTGCATACGCAGTTCTGACGTAATCCTGATCAAGGACTTCCAGAAGGGATGTTCTTATGTATCGCACCCACGAAGCAACCTGCACTAATCCCAGTACAAAAGCCGGAAGTACAAGATGTCTCAGTCTGTCAACAAAGATATTCCAGGTCCCTGTAACTCCATAGGTCGACATACCGGAAACGGGTAACCACCCGAGACCTACGCTGAAGATTATTATCGCTATTAAAGCAAACCAGAATCCCGGCAAAGAGATGCCTATGAAGGCAAAAACAGTTGTTGTGTAGTCGAAAGCCGAATACTTTTTGACTGCCGAAAGTATCCCAATAGGAAGAGCTACTACCAGCCCAATCAGCCATGCGGTTATAGTAAGGATTAGAGTATTCGGCAGTCGAGAAACAATCAAATCTATTACCGGAGTCTTGTACATGCTCGAATATCCTAGGTCGCCGATCATAACACTC
Protein-coding regions in this window:
- a CDS encoding ABC transporter permease, translated to MKVHFLKRFLELIPIFFAISIIIFVIMNSMPGDPLLQMRMQNPRVMTNDPERMRELREYYHLDDPLPVKYFSWLKSVMIGDLGYSSMYKTPVIDLIVSRLPNTLILTITAWLIGLVVALPIGILSAVKKYSAFDYTTTVFAFIGISLPGFWFALIAIIIFSVGLGWLPVSGMSTYGVTGTWNIFVDRLRHLVLPAFVLGLVQVASWVRYIRTSLLEVLDQDYVRTAYAKGVPDRKVIIKHALKNAMIPIITIIALDIPYFFGGALIIETVFSWPGMGRLMYNAVISSDYNLAISCLMFLAIITLISNLVADFLYVMVDPRIRMGGKGA
- a CDS encoding ABC transporter permease, translated to MPKFFYRRELDEIEDKARPVHINSYRQLVWAKFKSHKLAMFGAVVLVGVILFTVFGPLFVDVGYEDMDFSYLFSTPLTEGHPFGTDELGHDVLVRVMYGGRISLFVGFASAVITTLIGTVVGLLSGFYGGLVDRLLMRFVDVMLSIPMFPILITLTLVFGSGIMNIILVLTVFGWMGVSRLVRGLVLSIRETEYVMSAKAMGVRNVRIILRHVLPNVIPIVIVSATLNMSYAILAESSLSYLGLGIQPPMPSWGNMLQRAMNYILGTTTGVNPWWLTVFPGFFIFITVLSVNFLGDGLRDALDPKFVSES